In bacterium (Candidatus Blackallbacteria) CG13_big_fil_rev_8_21_14_2_50_49_14, one genomic interval encodes:
- the rocF gene encoding arginase produces the protein MRKDQKVSILGAPLDLGAGHRGVDAGPSAFRIAGLVNAIREMGFEVCDEGNITVQIPEASEIGQKNARFLEEITQACQIQYDRVFEIMQKGHFPLVLGGDHSIAIGTIGGISAFYHEKGQEIGVIWIDAHADMNTPDTTHTGNIHGMPMSVCLGMGAPELVNLGGFAPKIRPEKVVIIGLRDVDVEEKKIVRESGVHAYTMTDIDEKGMPAIIREAIEIAGIGTAGIHLSFDFDGLDPKIAPGVGTPVKGGIKYREAHLLMEKIAGTGRLIGMEMVELNPILDMGNQTAELGVELIQSAFGKRIL, from the coding sequence ATGCGTAAAGATCAGAAAGTCTCCATATTGGGAGCACCACTCGATTTAGGAGCCGGTCACAGAGGCGTAGATGCCGGGCCATCAGCGTTTCGAATTGCAGGCTTGGTGAATGCCATTCGTGAAATGGGCTTTGAGGTCTGTGATGAAGGCAATATCACGGTGCAAATTCCTGAGGCCTCTGAAATAGGTCAGAAAAATGCACGTTTCCTAGAAGAGATTACCCAAGCCTGTCAAATTCAATACGATCGCGTTTTTGAAATCATGCAGAAAGGCCATTTCCCTTTGGTCTTGGGTGGCGATCACAGTATTGCAATTGGAACTATTGGCGGTATCAGTGCCTTTTATCATGAAAAAGGTCAGGAAATTGGTGTGATTTGGATTGATGCCCACGCCGATATGAATACCCCAGACACTACGCATACCGGGAATATTCATGGCATGCCCATGTCAGTCTGTTTGGGCATGGGAGCACCCGAGTTGGTAAATTTGGGCGGATTCGCTCCCAAAATTCGACCTGAAAAGGTTGTCATTATCGGCTTGCGCGATGTCGATGTCGAAGAGAAGAAAATTGTGCGTGAGAGCGGTGTTCATGCCTATACCATGACCGATATCGATGAAAAAGGCATGCCGGCGATTATTCGTGAAGCGATTGAGATTGCGGGAATTGGAACCGCAGGAATTCATCTCTCCTTTGATTTTGATGGCTTGGACCCCAAAATTGCACCGGGCGTAGGCACCCCTGTCAAAGGCGGTATCAAATACCGCGAAGCACATCTCTTAATGGAGAAAATCGCGGGGACAGGGCGTTTGATCGGCATGGAAATGGTGGAGTTAAATCCCATTTTGGATATGGGCAATCAAACCGCTGAATTGGGTGTGGAGTTGATTCAATCGGCCTTTGGCAAGCGAATTCTTTAA
- a CDS encoding chloramphenicol phosphotransferase, which produces MKHMSPSIILINGTSSAGKSSLARTFQALSNHQWVRLSIDDCFRAFPAGATLHTVPYERLRKVFYQNLALWASEGFDLVIDTVFEEPACLEKTLKFLAPYQVWMVALHCPLEELERREQMRGNRPLGLARSQFKTVHSYCDYDLELNSHTASVEDNAMAIAAQLQQAPRIFNALCQDALSQNLVSGVRKAS; this is translated from the coding sequence ATGAAGCACATGAGTCCATCCATTATTCTTATCAACGGTACTTCAAGTGCTGGTAAATCCTCGTTAGCACGTACTTTTCAGGCCCTCAGCAATCACCAATGGGTTCGCCTTTCGATTGATGATTGCTTTCGTGCCTTTCCTGCTGGAGCCACCTTGCATACGGTTCCCTATGAACGCCTGCGCAAGGTTTTTTATCAGAATCTGGCACTTTGGGCCTCTGAGGGGTTTGACCTGGTGATTGATACGGTTTTTGAAGAGCCTGCCTGCTTAGAAAAAACCTTGAAATTTCTGGCGCCTTATCAGGTCTGGATGGTGGCGCTTCACTGTCCGCTCGAAGAACTGGAGCGCAGAGAACAGATGCGGGGAAACCGTCCGCTTGGTCTGGCCCGTTCTCAATTCAAAACGGTACATAGCTATTGTGATTATGACTTGGAGCTCAACAGCCATACTGCCAGTGTTGAAGACAATGCGATGGCTATTGCGGCCCAGCTTCAACAGGCTCCCCGTATTTTCAATGCGCTTTGTCAGGATGCCTTGTCTCAAAACCTGGTTTCAGGTGTGCGAAAAGCCAGCTAA
- a CDS encoding cytidine deaminase: MTIHYHRLETLLEIYDQPADLPVEDQALLERARAAAVNSYSPYSNFKVGAAARLATGQVLSGSNQENIAYPSGLCAESIIMFAAGAEYPNDAVVTLAVTTISGPEDSQELVTPCGVCRQVIAEYRNRHGHPIRIIMQGKQGPVYVVADIQGLLPLMFENATVKKNEPAAL, translated from the coding sequence ATGACTATACACTATCATCGTTTAGAAACGCTCTTGGAAATCTATGATCAACCAGCAGATTTGCCTGTAGAGGATCAAGCCTTGCTTGAAAGAGCCCGCGCTGCTGCAGTGAATTCTTATTCCCCTTATTCCAATTTCAAAGTGGGTGCAGCAGCACGTTTGGCCACTGGGCAGGTGCTCTCTGGCAGCAATCAGGAAAATATTGCCTATCCTTCGGGGCTCTGCGCTGAAAGCATTATTATGTTTGCTGCCGGAGCGGAGTATCCGAACGATGCGGTTGTGACCCTTGCCGTAACTACCATTTCAGGGCCTGAAGACAGTCAGGAACTGGTCACTCCCTGTGGGGTTTGTCGTCAGGTGATTGCTGAATACCGCAACCGGCATGGTCACCCGATTCGGATTATTATGCAGGGAAAACAAGGCCCCGTCTATGTGGTTGCAGATATTCAAGGGCTTTTGCCATTGATGTTTGAGAATGCCACCGTGAAAAAAAACGAGCCCGCTGCACTCTGA